The following coding sequences are from one Parabacteroides pacaensis window:
- a CDS encoding GPW/gp25 family protein: protein MDDKAFLGKGWSFPPEFRKKNNTTSMVKEEEDIRQSLYILLETTPGERIHRYDFGCGIKKFVYEEMTISTQTRMQDIIRQAILNFEPRIILNNIHFNMEQAAEGIMYIELDYIVRTTNNRSNLVYPFYLREGTNIDL, encoded by the coding sequence ATGGACGACAAAGCTTTCTTAGGCAAAGGATGGAGTTTTCCTCCTGAATTTCGGAAAAAAAATAACACCACAAGCATGGTGAAAGAAGAAGAAGATATAAGACAAAGTTTATATATCTTACTGGAAACCACACCCGGCGAACGTATCCATCGATACGACTTCGGGTGCGGGATAAAAAAGTTTGTTTATGAAGAAATGACTATTTCCACCCAAACCCGGATGCAAGATATCATTCGTCAAGCCATATTAAATTTCGAGCCCCGTATTATTTTAAATAACATACATTTTAACATGGAACAAGCAGCAGAGGGTATTATGTATATCGAACTGGATTATATCGTACGAACTACCAATAACCGTTCTAATCTGGTATATCCCTTTTATTTGAGAGAAGGCACGAACATCGATTTATAA
- a CDS encoding PAAR domain-containing protein, with product MPPAARLTDMHTCPMQTPAFPSPIPHVGGPVIGPGVPNVLIGKLPAAVMGDMCVCVGPPDSIIKGSSTVMINKKPAARMGDTTAHGGSIVAGCPTVMIGG from the coding sequence ATGCCACCAGCAGCAAGATTAACAGATATGCATACCTGTCCGATGCAAACACCGGCATTCCCTTCTCCTATCCCTCATGTGGGAGGACCCGTTATAGGTCCGGGAGTTCCGAATGTGCTGATCGGAAAACTACCTGCAGCCGTAATGGGCGATATGTGCGTATGCGTAGGACCTCCAGATAGCATAATAAAAGGTTCGTCTACCGTAATGATTAACAAAAAACCTGCAGCTCGTATGGGAGACACCACAGCGCATGGAGGTTCCATTGTGGCGGGATGTCCTACCGTAATGATAGGAGGATAG